The Delphinus delphis chromosome 2, mDelDel1.2, whole genome shotgun sequence genome segment TTTCACTTTATTATGaaagtaaatttatttgtaaaggaAGATGTATATCATTATAAGAAATGGAAAACCTCTAACcttattggaaaaaatatatatactgacTAAAGTAAATAAGTTTTATCCGAGTATCATTTAAAATCATCTTGCATTCCCGGCAGGCCCTGTGGTGATCGAGTTGAACTTTGAAAAACAGGTAGAATTTCAAAAAACTAAGGTGGCACAGTAAAGTCATGCATCTCATGCCATTTCGATCAGATTCACCTCATGCTACTTATATGGGAAACAACagggaatcttgttaaaaatgaagaCTCACTTAAAGACTGACTGAAGAGATGATAGAGGGATTCTAGGCAAAGGAAACAGCACATGAGCAAAGGCTTAGCGAAAGGAAAATGCAAGATACGGTCAGGGACATGAATTTTTCAGCCTGGCCAGTATACAGGGTTTGCTTCCAAGAGAAGAGGGATGGACAAGGGTGCCAGGGCAGGTTAGTAGGCTAAGGTCTAGTGCTCTGGAAGCACAGTGCTAGCTGCagggtttctctcttttttttttttttttttttggccacgctgtgaggcttgtgggatcttagttccccgaccagggattgaacccgtgctctcggcagtgaaagtgccgagtccaaAGCACTagaccgccggggaattccctagctgtggggtttctcaaccttggctctACTGACACTTGGGACTGGATAAGTCTTTGTTGTGGcatctgtcctgtgcattgtagaatgtttagcagtatccctgtcctctacctactagatgccagtaacactTGTCTCCCAAGATGTAACAACaaaaactgtctccagacattgcccaaTATCCCTCGAGGGACAAAATCACCCTGAGTTGAGCACCACTGACTTGGGGTAATGGTTTAAATTCCTTGTTTGGTTGTTTGCTTCTCTTGGCTCCTGCATTAGACAGACTAAGGTAAGCGGCATTTAATACTGCTATGCATAGTGGCTTAACCAAATAAACTCTTATCCACTTTCAATTAAAAGAAACCCAGAGACAGGCCTTCCAGAGTTTGTATCATCACATTTCTTCAGTATTACCAGGGATCTGGaatctcttttcctcctttgtatACATGCTTGTCTCATGGTCCTAAAATGGTTGCTCCACCTCCTACATTGCACCCGCCTTCCAGAAAGGAGAAAGGCATGTGCCAATTGAGATGGCCCCAccttctttttttacttaatatttatttatttatttaggctgtgccaggtcttagttgcgacatgcaggatctttgttgcagtttgggaactcttagctgcggcatgcatgtgggatctagttccctgatcagggatcaaacctggatcccctgcattgggagcatggagttttagccactggaccaccagggaagtcccgagatggccccacctttttcttttatttaatatttatttatttatttaggctgtgccaggtcttagttgcgacatgcaggatctttgttgcagcttgggaactcttagctgcagcatgcatgtgggatctagttccctgatcagggatcaaacctgggccccctgcatggagttttagccactggaccaccagggaagtcccgagatggCCCCACCTTTTAAAGAGCTTTCCCATAAGCCCTACCCAACAATTTCTGCTTATATCTCATTGGCCTGCATCACATGGCCATCCCTAGTTGCaagagagtctgggaaatgtaatcTTGTTAGCTGGGCACACTGCCTTCCTAGACAAAATGAGGGTTCTGCAGTAAGGGAAAAGGGGAGAATGGCATTGAGAGGTCAACTGTCGGTCTCTGCCACTGCTCCTAACCTTGACCTCTCACCAGGAATCTTCCAGAAGGAGGCAGACAAACTTCCTAAGCAGCAATGAAATTTGCCTCTGTAAATTTCTCCTCTAAGAGGGGGCTCTTTATCTCTGCCTGCTGGTAGATTGTTTAAACCAGGATCAAGTTTTTATTCCATCTTCCTGGAAGTAGATTAAGTCAAATCACACATCAAGCAGTTGAGAAACAAGATTTTCAGGAGGGATACGTCTATATtcctctccagcccccagcccccagtcgCCTGGTACCCACACAAGGCCAGTGCGgtagcctgtcatccacatggcaaGAATTCCATTACATACACACTGGCTGCTAAGACTAAAATGCCCCATTAGGCATCGTTCCTTTGGGCCAGGCATGACTCTCCCTGGGTACCTCATAAAATGCCAATCCCCTCTGCCAGAGACAAAGATGATTCAGTCTTTCTCACCTTAGTGTTGGTCTTAGTTCACCTGACTATCCTTTGCCCCCCTTGGAATTCCTGAGCAGCTTGGGGGCACTGAATCCTGTGAGGGAGAAGGAGGCCAGGGCAGCACATTGAGCCGGCCTGTCTGTCCTGAAGAGAAGTGGGGTCCCCAGCTGGCTCTGCTCCTTCACTGTGAAGCCACAGCTGCAGCTGGGACATTGGCTGGCGGTGTGAATAAACACTGCTGGGAAGTCTGGGTCCAGCAGATGGCAACCCCATGACCTTCGAGTTGAATttgcctccctttctctccccacccatACTTCTCAACCTGCAGACAAAAATTCTGGCTTTCCTGTCATTTGTTTTGACACTAACTTGGGGAAGAACACTGCGAGTAGGAGATAAACAGTGAGACGGCAGGTGGGGAAACAAACATTCCCCAGGAACCCCCACGTCAAACTGATAGATAGCGATGTGCCCATTTCTTGCTGCacagagccttcccctcacctgggcttTCCACGGAGACATCGTTAACCTAGATCAGAGTGACAAACTGGCAGACCTCTGCAGGGCCACCCTCAGACCCGAGCAAAAGAGACCCCTGCTCTGGACTCCCCACATTACAGGGACTCCCCTCCCCCTGCGACACCCTTCTCATGGGGCCAGTAGTCCTGAGGACCAAGGGGACATGCCTACCCAGAGCCCTCTGTTCTCTTTAGACCAAGCTCCATATACCCAGCAGATCGGAATCCCCTGTCCGTGCCCCTGAGCTGGCTTCCAGCAGCTGTAGTCCTCTTCCCTGGATAACTCTTTGCCAGAGTAGATCAGACACTGGTAGGGGCACCCCTGGGCCTGACGGGGTGGCCCAGGGATGGTGCTGTGGGGGAGGAGTGTGGATGGACCAGTTTTGTAAGCTGGTATGTCCACCAACATGCACGTGAGGCCGCTGAGGAGAAGCCGGGGGAGAGACGAGAAGAGAATAGGCTGCAGTCTGGGGGCTGtttctccctgtgcttcctgtgctgCCCACGGCAGCAGGGGATAGAACCGAGGGGCGGCTGTCTGCTTTAGGCAGGTAAGCACTCACTCCTCAGTTTGCCACACTCCCTGCCACTCCCAACTGTCCTGCTCCCGGTGAGTTTCATGTATTTATAGTCCCTGCCTGGGCCCTGGAGGCATTTGTGTGTCACTGGTCCACCAGCCTGAGGGAACTATCCCTGTCATGGGTAGGAGGCTGGGACAGAACCTGGATGGTGCGACATCCGTGGTCAAGGTTCTGGAAGTTCACACCTATCTGCAGCTGCCCCTCCAATTTCCCTGTGTGGCAACGAAGTCAGCTTTGGCGCTCACCCTAGACTTCTATAGCCTCTGTCAGACTGATCAGAAAGGAGAAGTGGAACTGCCCCAGGTCATTAGAAAGTAGAGAATGAAAGGGGAAGAGAAGTCCTTCCGAGAGATGCGAGCCGCACATGTGAGCTCTGCATTTCTGGTTCTGGCTCTGAATGTCATCTGAAGATGCTCAGTACTGGTCATGTGCCTTCTGCGGGGGTTTCTGGGGGGAAATCACAGCACTAGagcagggtggggggagaaacATCTCTGATTGGAAGGAGGCCCATGAGAGGCCTGGTGCAGGTAGAACTAGCTGGAAAGTTCCGCTTCCTAAaactaagaaaggaaaatgaattctATTCAACGCAGGCCACATCTGAAGTGACCATAGGCTTCTTTGCTTTGCCTGTCACAACAGGGGTGGGAAGGAGCTACCCTGGGCATCAGCTACCAGGAACCAAGCCCTAAGGAAACTGATGAGAGAGAACCTCCTTGCTGTAGCCCCTCATCACACACCCAAGTCTGCACCGAGTCCGTGCACTGGAAGGGGAGCCTCATTTACCAAGTTTTGTTGGGAGACGAAAGGTTAAAATGCAGGATTCTGCACTGGAAGCGATGCTGATCCTTGGGGAAGGTCTTCTGGCCTGTCTCCCACAGGGCTCTGAGCCCACTTCCCGTACTCTGGGCATCCACAGGCACTGGCTTCAGGGGTGGGCAGCCCAACGATGGCAGTGTGCCTTCAGAGGCTCGTGGGCTGGACTCCTCCCATAGTTAGGCTGCAAGGAAGTCAGATGCCCACGTGCTAGGACACAGCTTTTCCAGGCCTCTGCAGAGTTTAGTAATCACACTAGCACAACATCGGCATAATCCCAGGGGTTAGGAGACACTTGGGCAGGGGAGGTCTAGAGCTGAAACCTTGCCTCAAGCCAACCAGAGCTGTTGGTGGGCAGGCTGAGGAGGTGCCGGCACAGCGGAGCCGGCctgttcctctctttctcctgtGCTCACCAAGACGGCCACCAGCAGGGGGTCCGCAGGCAGTGGTAGTCCCACTGAAGGCTGCTGAAGGGGCTGCATCCGACACCTTCCGTGGCGATCCCTGTCGCTTTGGGCCCCAGCTGGCTGGGCAGGGGCCACGTGTGTGGGAAGGCCCTGCCACGGCTCATGGGGAGTGGTGTGGGTAAGGCCAGCGGGCACTTAGCCTGGGGATTTCTGAGGAGCAGTTGGACATCAGAGCAGGGGAAGCAGAGCACACTGGTTTCAGCTCTGCCAGCACTTGTGGATTTGAAGCCCTGAAGATAGCCCTGTGTTATCTGAGCCACTGCTGCCCTCAGACCGTGCTCAGAATGGCAGACTGTGGAGACGGCGAAGTCGTGTGTGCTTTATCCCAGCTTCCCAGGGGAGGTGGAGTCCTCAGCAGGACACGCAGCGCCTGTGTCTCTGAACCACATGTTGCCCCACGAGAGCATGAGGAAAGCCTCGCCTTCACGTGAGGTGCTCCTTGTGCTGCTGGAGTTCCTTGCGTGGGGCCTGGCACGCAGCATCCTCCAGCGCTGGCCGTCTGGCTGGGGCTGAGTCAGTGTAGTCGTGGGAGATGAGAGTACCAACTCGAATGACCATCCCACTCCACAGCATCTGGCGCTGGTCCTTCTCTTGTCTAAAGAAGGACCCTAGAAACGTCTAGACAATCTAGAAAGCATGATGCAATGAGGAATGGAAAGTGAGAGGTCACAGTGAGATGATTTGGGGAGGAAAATCAAGAAGATGCCTAGAAGGAGAATTGAAGATTCTTTGAGAAAACCCAGCTTCCCAAGTAGATTAACAAGCCATGGAAAAGAAGCAATATTAGCTGAATCTCCGGAGCTTTAAGGGCTCCTGAGGCCAAGAACCAATAACGACCCCAACCCCACAGAACTTAAGGTTTCAAGCCCTGGCCAGACTGGTTTCTTTTAAgacatttatttagaaaaataacccTTCCCTACCCCTCCCCCCTCTGTGCCATGGGACTTGGGCGTTATGCTTGACATAGCTCTGGATCCGGCCTCCCACCCACGTGAAGGTCCAGCCCACGCTGCCGGGCGGTTGGCCACGCTTCGGGAGGCCGTTCACACGTCCAGCAGCTGCGTCCTGTGTTCCATCCCGGTCCAGGCCTCCACCTCCGGGTCTCCGGGTCGAGAGAGGGCGCTGAGGGACGAGGGCCGCTGGCCACAGTCTGCGTGCCCCTCCCGAGGCCTGGGAGCAGCCGGGGCTGGGGGCTCCGCTCTCTCCCGCCCTCGGGGAGCTCAGGGCTGGAAGCGCGGGGAGCTGACGTGAGGCTGGTGGAAGGCGTGGGCGCTGTACACCACCTCGGGGGGCGAGGGCGCGCCGGGGGCCAGCACGGAGCACAGGGGCTCGTGGCTGCTCAGCACCGACGTGAAGTACTTCACCTCCTCCGTGAGCTGTTTGATCTCCTTCCGCAGCGCTGCATTCTGTTTCTCCAGGTCTTCACTCTCCTGCGAGCGGAAAGGATGGGCGTTGCAGGTTAATGTCAGCGCTCTGCAAGAttgcgggggcggggcgggggggggggggggcgttgtGAAGCGGGAGTCTGCGTTAGATTTTCACTAGCACAGCCATGGAGACGGGCATCGGTGATTTTTTCTGCACATGCGAGTGTGCacgtgtgcatatatatttgtatgtgtccTGTGTGTGGATGGGTGCATCTAGAGCACACGTATATTTGTGCATGTATGTGCATAGCTTTTAgcttgaaccatatgaaattgctacTTGTCTGTTTTGACCTATAAGAATGGCGGTTTCATATGGTCCCAACTAAGAGAGACGTGTGTGTGAAGGCATGCGTGAATTTGCATGTGTGCTCCTTTGTGCGCAGGTGTACATGCATAGATCTCTGTGAGTGTGTACGAGGGTTGAGAGCGGCAAGTATATGTCGAGGGAAACCGGCTGGGAGGCTAGAGCCCAGCAAAAATCAAAAAGAGTTTGTGAGACCGTCTTAAactaatttcagtcttttcctCTCTATGTTATACGGTGTCTTCTCCTAACGTTACCATTTGCATTTAGTCTTAAAAATGGAGTCCACGGTTAATTGTCTACTTCACCCAGATTCTAGAATGTTTAGGGTATTTCTAAATAGTAAATAGTCAAACTCCAGCACAGCGTTCGATTCCACGCCATTCTGCTCTTCCAGCAGCTTGTTCTGTAGTACTCTGGGTGTGTCCCAAGCACCTGTGCTTCCTTTTTTCCAGAAACACCTTTCCCCTGTTGCTTAAGGGAACCATCAGATAACATGCTAATCAGAAAAACTCAGGGTAAAGAGTGCTAATTACTGATCACATCATTAATTAATCAACAATGACACCCTGGTAATTAGCATTTACTGGAAGACAATCCCACCTTCAGAAAACCCAGGGGAATTTCATTTCCAATGTGATTTTAAGGTTCACATTCCTTGACTCAAATAGACCTTCTGGGCTAATCATTGGTAcccacagaggaaggaaaaatagcACTGGAGATGCAAATAAATTACATTTCAGTTCAAAAAGCGACCTAATATTTGGAGTCCAgatcttatttttctagttctgtttcACTTAGGTTAGTATTTTCCAAACTTGCTGTATCATTAGAATTAATCTGAGGGCCTGATAAAAATATAGTTCCAGGCCCTTCCTCAAATCTAAAGATTTGAACTCAGTGGGTTTGGGATTTTCTGTGAATTCTGGGAATCTGAAGTTTTAACAAGTGCCCCAGATTATTCTGATGATCAGGCAAGTTTGAAAACAATAGATATTAATGTTAAATAtggtaataaatttattttaattattcaagCACTTATTAAGTGCCTGGCCTAGAGTATGAACTCAAGTGTTTGTTGATTGGCTGCCTGATGACATCAACAGCTGGACCAGAAGTTGACTCAGAATTACAGTGGGGAGTGAGCAGATGTGAGATAACTTGACATTTAAAATTTGCCTTAGATAATCCATCAGGAGCATAAGCTACCGGTTAATGAGAGCTAGTTACACTGCCAATTGCCCTAACCCATGCACCTGGGGGTTCTTTTTAAGTGGTAGAGGAGAATGTGGCCTTATCCATCAAGCCAGATTCCATCCGTTTGTACAGAACAAGTGTGAGCGTGCTCAGCCTCACCCTGGCATTTCCTGTATGTGGCACTGAGCTAGAAAATGTGCCTAGGTCGGTACAGAGAAAAcccccatctctaaaatggggtggGGGAGTTGGGATACCAACAGCCATGATGATAGAGTCAGGGGCGTGGGCTGCCGCTTCTGCGGGGTGTGACCGGCTCATTCATCTTACCATTTGGTTGTTTCCGGGCACATCCCAGAGAGAGGGCATCCCCTCTTTACCAAAAGGTAAGATAAAGCAACACATGAGACCGGGGGGTGTTGGTAAGACGGGAACTGGGGGCCGGGAGTCCTGGCCCCTTCCTCTAGCCCTTTTCCTCACCCCCTCTGAGAGTTTCCACTGGTGACAACGTTTACTGTAAGTTCTGTGCTCCAAAGAGCCTGGGCAAACCCCGAGGCAgaagggaggggtggggtaggcGGGCCGCAGGGACCAATCGCTCTGACCTTCTCTCCGCCTAGAGGCCGGCCCAGCTTTCGGGAAGTGACAGCGGGCTCTTCCTCCCTCAGCGAGCCCTGCTGAGCTCtggctttctcctctccctctccccgcccTCCTGGGAGATCCCAGAGCGCGAGGAGAGCATTCATAACCGCCACCGCCTCTAAGTAGAAAATAACCAACTGTGACAAGAAACTCGTCTTTACCTTGGGAAGCAAGACTGCTTCCCGCCAGGGCCCCAGAGAAAGCAGTACTGCCAGCCCAGGGGACCTGCCGCCAGCCAGACACTTAGCAGAGGAAGAGTTTGACTTCGCTCGCAGAAGGAAGTGGCTGATCTGGGGTTTTCATCCCTCCACATCCCCACCTGCCACTGCTTGGTCCACTCTGACCCTCCCTGGGGCCGTCATGCTGTGGAAGGGGCTCTCACACGGGGACAGATGGCAAAGGTGGCCATGGGAGCAGGTCTTGACCCAGAGGTACCATGATCACACCCCTCTAATTTCCCCCTGAATTCCCAGTGGGGGCTGGAAACCAAGAACTCaaggggaaaaggaaagtaaTGTTTAGAAAGTAAATTTTGG includes the following:
- the BATF gene encoding basic leucine zipper transcriptional factor ATF-like — its product is MPHSSDSSDSSFSRSPPPSKQDSSDDVRKVQRREKNRIAAQKSRQRQTQKADTLHLESEDLEKQNAALRKEIKQLTEEVKYFTSVLSSHEPLCSVLAPGAPSPPEVVYSAHAFHQPHVSSPRFQP